A stretch of the Tardiphaga sp. 709 genome encodes the following:
- the fabF gene encoding beta-ketoacyl-ACP synthase II: MRRVVITGMGAVSPLGCGVEINWSRLLAGQSGIRLLPEAMTADLTAKVGGQVPDITNDPEGGFDPDKAAARKDQKKMDRFILFALMAADEAIAQAGWQPKTAQERQRTATIIASGIGGFPAIADAVRTTDTKGIRRLSPFTVPSFLVNLAAGHISIRYGFEGALGAPVTACAAGVQAIGDAARLIRAGEADVAIAGGAEACIDRVSLGGFAAARALSTDFVANPERASRPFDRDRDGFVMGEGAGVVVLEELDHALARGAKPIAELIGYGTTSDAFHMTAGREDGDGARRAMDIALAQANITPADVQHLNAHATSTPVGDHGELEAIKTIFGTTGGVAVSSTKSATGHLLGAAGGLEAVYAILALRDQIAPATLNLENPDPTAEGIDLIRGKARPIAIDHVMSNGFGFGGVNATIVLRRM; the protein is encoded by the coding sequence GCGGTGTCGCCGCTCGGTTGCGGCGTCGAGATCAACTGGTCCCGGCTGCTCGCCGGGCAATCCGGTATCCGCCTGTTGCCGGAGGCCATGACGGCTGATCTCACCGCCAAGGTCGGCGGCCAGGTGCCTGACATCACCAATGATCCGGAAGGCGGTTTCGATCCCGACAAGGCGGCGGCGCGCAAAGATCAGAAGAAGATGGATCGCTTCATCCTGTTTGCGCTGATGGCCGCCGATGAGGCCATCGCGCAGGCAGGCTGGCAGCCGAAGACCGCGCAAGAGCGCCAGCGCACCGCCACGATCATCGCATCCGGCATCGGTGGCTTTCCGGCGATTGCCGACGCCGTCCGCACGACAGATACCAAGGGCATCCGCCGGCTGTCGCCGTTCACCGTGCCCTCATTCCTGGTCAATCTCGCGGCCGGTCATATCTCGATCCGCTACGGCTTCGAGGGCGCGCTCGGCGCACCCGTGACAGCCTGCGCCGCCGGCGTGCAGGCGATCGGTGACGCTGCACGTCTCATTCGCGCCGGCGAAGCGGACGTCGCCATCGCCGGGGGAGCCGAGGCCTGCATCGACCGCGTCAGCCTCGGCGGCTTCGCCGCCGCTCGCGCGCTCTCCACCGACTTCGTTGCCAATCCGGAGCGCGCCTCGCGTCCGTTCGATCGCGACCGCGACGGCTTTGTGATGGGCGAAGGCGCCGGGGTCGTGGTGCTTGAGGAACTGGATCATGCCCTGGCACGCGGCGCCAAGCCGATCGCTGAACTGATCGGTTACGGCACGACGTCCGATGCGTTCCACATGACGGCCGGTCGCGAGGACGGCGATGGCGCCAGGCGCGCGATGGATATCGCTCTGGCACAGGCCAACATCACGCCTGCCGATGTCCAGCATCTCAACGCCCATGCGACATCGACGCCGGTCGGCGATCATGGCGAACTCGAAGCCATCAAGACCATCTTCGGCACGACTGGCGGGGTCGCTGTCAGTTCGACCAAATCCGCCACGGGTCACCTGCTCGGTGCAGCCGGAGGGCTTGAGGCGGTCTACGCGATCCTTGCGCTGCGCGACCAGATCGCACCGGCCACGCTCAACCTCGAAAACCCCGACCCCACTGCCGAAGGCATCGATCTGATCCGCGGCAAGGCACGGCCGATAGCCATCGACCATGTGATGTCGAACGGCTTCGGCTTTGGCGGCGTGAACGCCACGATCGTGCTGCGGCGGATGTAG